A genome region from Triticum aestivum cultivar Chinese Spring chromosome 2B, IWGSC CS RefSeq v2.1, whole genome shotgun sequence includes the following:
- the LOC123040157 gene encoding uncharacterized protein produces the protein MASLLKTVILESCAELEQVTPFMLPPLLESFSFINSGATAAKISCISFRGCSQLKNILLRGNLGRLGELDLSDTAVKTLDLTEVEAPNLKRLMMLGCENLCAILWPSKDKRTWVLEKLHISTVQSASNSQNDWQEMTKEASVAAGSSSILAFGASPQGIGRTASFEFKWYISVVDPRLMWSLLPFQQYIERNYVYMETDSSSASGVSVGDREVPQGIGSQRQTDQYLYARDVFQDHPQAVSAIEGVIDWMWPCPRTPTPYPQSWYFHMQDEEKMERGSLQQQHNTQRIRTSVALAPV, from the coding sequence ATGGCAAGTCTCCTGAAGACAGTCATCCTTGAGAGTTGTGCTGAATTGGAACAAGTCACCCCTTTCATGTTACCCCCATTGCTTGAGTCATTTAGCTTCATCAACAGTGGTGCTACTGCTGCCAAGATATCTTGTATCTCCTTTCGGGGTTGTTCTCAGTTGAAGAATATACTTCTCAGAGGAAATTTGGGGCGCCTGGGGGAGCTGGACCTCTCGGACACGGCAGTGAAAACCCTTGACCTCACAGAAGTGGAAGCACCAAACCTCAAGCGTCTCATGATGTTGGGCTGTGAGAACCTCTGTGCAATATTATGGCCATCGAAAGATAAAAGGACATGGGTTTTGGAGAAGTTGCACATCAGCACCGTCCAATCTGCATCAAATAGCCAGAATGATTGGCAAGAAATGACCAAGGAGGCTAGTGTTGCTGCAGGATCATCATCCATCCTTGCTTTTGGGGCTTCACCACAAGGCATCGGTCGAACTGCATCTTTTGAGTTTAAGTGGTACATTTCTGTAGTGGACCCAAGGCTCATGTGGTCGCTTCTTCCCTTTCAACAATATATTGAGAGAAACTATGTATACATGGAGACTGATTCATCTTCTGCAAGTGGAGTTTCTGTTGGTGATCGCGAAGTTCCTCAAGGCATCGGGAGCCAGCGGCAGACTGATCAATACTTATATGCAAGAGATGTCTTTCAAGATCACCCGCAAGCTGTCAGTGCTATTGAAGGTGTGATCGACTGGATGTGGCCTTGCCCACGTACTCCTACTCCATATCCTCAATCCTGGTACTTTCACATGCAAGATGAAGAGAAGATGGAGAGAGGATCGTTACAgcaacaacacaacactcagaggATTAGAACCAGTGTTGCCTTAGCCCCTGTTTGA
- the LOC123038843 gene encoding uncharacterized protein, with amino-acid sequence MPAHNASKATSIFLLLEAHVCSQLPVSTSPIYFASVGFCQHHNLSRKGRNFSHGAAALVAKQELDHSQKGRLVRFVMPPEKIEIKPKNIDAAAGEILGVLEDTSKGNLIYFKGWEGFGASAILNLVAQRLKSSTRQNKFDIVIHVDCSVWKSMRALQKAIAEELELPHSVMAIFDRCEEDDDFSGIDQGSRGVIEDIRREIFRKLVNSIFVVVFHNGTRRYIDLYDCGVPITKFLSNMMLWTWHGRFRVDLDRILEDGEQGKMKSQTDVLLYASPQLEDEEIRDLLREEALEVARCAGIVKPDDISHKIVMECLIYMTKIATDLKTHAPNYWICDGIIQGQDNASAWDIGNSLHRNMCLDVELTYNEETAPMLQVSGDLLVNR; translated from the exons ATGCCAGCTCATAATGCTAGCAAAGCTACATCCATATTCCTTCTACTCGAGGCACATGTCTGCAGCCAACTTCCAGTTTCTACCTCCCCGATCTATTTTGCTTCTGTAGGCTTCTGCCAGCACCACAATTTATCAAG GAAAGGAAGGAATTTTTCACATGGAGCTGCTGCCCTTGTCGCTAAGCAAGAACTAGATCATAGCCAAAAAGGAAGATTGGTCCGATTCGTCATGCCTCCAGAG aagatagagatcaAGCCAAAAAACATCGATGCTGCAGCAGGAGAGATACTTGGTGTTTTGGAGGACACAAGCAAAGGAAATCTGATCTACTTCAAGGGCTGGGAGGGATTTGGAGCATCGGCTATTCTCAATCTGGTAGCTCAACGCCTGAAATCATCAACAAGACAGAACAAGTTTGATATAGTTATCCATGTGGATTGCTCGGTATGGAAAAGCATGAGAGCCCTGCAAAAGGCAATCGCGGAGGAGTTGGAGCTTCCGCATTCAGTAATGGCCATCTTTGATCGGTGTGAGGAGGACGACGACTTCAGTGGGATAGACCAAGGCTCCAGAGGGGTGATAGAAGATATCAGAAGGGAAATCTTCAGAAAACTTGTTAACAGTATATTTGTGGTAGTTTTTCACAACGGGACCAGAAGGTACATTGATTTGTATGATTGCGGTGTCCCAATAACAAAATTTTTGAGTAACATGATGTTGTGGACCTGGCACGGGAGGTTTCGGGTCGATCTCGATCGAATACTAGAAGATGGGGAACAGGGAAAGATGAAGAGTCAGACAGATGTTCTCTTATATGCTTCTCCGCAACTTGAAGATGAGGAAATACGAGATCTACTGCGTGAAGAGGCTTTGGAGGTCGCCAGGTGTGCGGGCATTGTTAAGCCCGATGATATAAGCCACAAGATAGTCATGGAGTGCCTCATATACATGACAAAAATTGCTACGGACTTGAAGACACATGCACCAAACTATTGGATCTGTGATGGTATTATACAGGGCcaagacaatgcatcagcatggGATATTGGCAATTCTCTGCACAGAAACATGTGCTTGGATGTTGAGCTAACATATAATGAGGAAACAGCTCCCATGCTACAGGTGTCGGGTGATTTACTTGTTAACCGCTAG